One Elgaria multicarinata webbii isolate HBS135686 ecotype San Diego chromosome 7, rElgMul1.1.pri, whole genome shotgun sequence DNA window includes the following coding sequences:
- the ZBTB14 gene encoding zinc finger and BTB domain-containing protein 14 — protein MEFFISMSETIKYNDDDHKTVFLKTLNEQRLEGEFCDIAIVVEDVKFRAHRCVLAACSTYFKKLFKKLEVDSSSVIEIDFLRSDIFEEVLNYMYTAKISVKKEDVNLMMSSGQILGIRFLDKLCSQKRDVSSPEDNSQSKNKYCLKINRSIGESNDNQDDEVEEIGDHDDSPSDMTMEGTPPSHEDGKSPTATLRVQEAILKELGSEEVRKVNCYGQEVESIETAETKELGPQTPQALAFNDGISEVKDEQTPAWTTAAGDMKFEYLLYGHREQIACQACGKTFSDEARLRKHEKLHTADRPFVCEMCTKGFTTQAHLKEHLKIHTGYKPYSCEVCGKSFIRAPDLKKHERVHSNERPFACHMCDKAFKHKSHLKDHERRHRGEKPFVCSSCTKAFAKASDLKRHENNMHSERKQVTTTSALQSETEQLQAAAMAAEAEQQLETIACS, from the exons ATG GAGTTTTTCATCAGTATGTCTGAAACCATTAAATATAATGACGACGATCACAAAACAGTATTTCTGAAAACATTAAATGAGCAACGCTTAGAAGGAGAATTTTGTGACATAGCTATTGTTGTAGAAGACGTGAAATTCAGGGCCCACAggtgtgtgcttgctgcttgtagtacatactttaaaaaacttttcaaaaAACTGGAAGTTGACAGCTCATCTGTAATCGAGATAGATTTCCTTCGGTCTGATATATTTGAGGAAGTTCTAAATTATATGTACACAGCCAAAATTTCAGTTAAGAAAGAAGACGTAAATTTAATGATGTCATCTGGTCAGATACTTGGTATTAGATTTTTGGATAAACTCTGTTCTCAAAAACGTGATGTATCTAGTCCGGAAGATAATTCACAATCAAAAAATAAGTATTGTCTTAAAATAAATCGATCAATTGGTGAATCTAATGATAACCAAGACGATGAAGTTGAAGAAATCGGAGATCATGATGATAGCCCATCAGATATGACAATGGAAGGAACTCCTCCTAGTCATGAAGATGGCAAATCGCCAACTGCTACTTTAAGAGTTCAGGAAGCAATTCTGAAAGAGTTGGGGAGTGAAGAGGTCCGAAAAGTAAATTGCTATGGTCAAGAAGTAGAGTCCATAGAGACTGCTGAAACTAAAGAATTAGGACCACAAACTCCTCAAGCCCTAGCCTTTAACGATGGCATAAGTGAAGTAAAGGATGAACAGACACCAGCATGGACAACAGCAGCTGGAGATATGAAATTTGAGTATTTGCTTTACGGTCATAGGGAGCAGATTGCATGTCAAGCATGTGGCAAAACATTTTCAGATGAGGCACGATTGAGAAAACATGAAAAGCTTCATACTGCTGATAGACCCTTTGTTTGTGAAATGTGCACCAAGGGCTTTACCACTCAAGCCCACTTGAAAGAGCATCTAAAGATCCACACAGGCTACAAGCCATATAGTTGTGAAGTATGTGGAAAGTCTTTTATCCGAGCTCCAGATCTAAAGAAGCATGAGAGAGTTCACAGTAATGAAAGACCATTTGCGTGCCACATGTGTGACAAAGCGTTCAAGCATAAGTCCCACCTGAAAGATCACGAAAGAAGACATAGAGGGGAAAAGCCTTTTGTCTGCAGCTCTTGTACTAAAGCATTTGCCAAAGCATCTGATTTAAAGAGACATGAGAACAATATGCACAGTGAAAGGAAACAAGTAACCACAACCAGTGCTCTCCAAAGTGAAACAGAACAGTTACAGGCAGCAGCCATGGCGGCTGAGGCAGAACAACAACTTGAAACTATAGCTTGTAGTTAA